The genomic window AGCTTGCACGCAGGCTCGAACTCGCTCCGAAGGCCCTGGAAGCGTGGAGCCAACCCGTTTCCGTGAGTGACGCGGAGTACGTCCTTGCCGGCCTGTATGCCCGGCAAGCCTGGGATCTTCGCGACTACCAACTCGCCGCCAGCCATGCAGCCACCGCCGCGCAGATTGCCCTCGAAGCCAAGAACAACAGCGCCTGGTGGAACATGACGTACATGCAGGCCGAGTGCGTCATGAAGCAAGGCCAATTGAAGGAATGCCAGCAGATTGTTGAGCACCTCCTGGAGCACCCCATGGCCACGGAATCCGCAGGCCTTGGAGTGCGCGCCTGGCAGATGCTTGCCGCTGTGTGTCACGGACAAGGTCAGCTGGCCACCGCCGTCGAGCATGCAAAGCAGGCAGTAAAGCTGTCCGAGCAACTGCCCAAGGGATCCACGCTCATCATCGGTGCGCACCGCGCACTGATTGGTGCACTTGCCGAGAGCGGCAAGCTTGATGAGGCCTGGGAGTACTGCCTGGCCATGATCGAGCACATGGACGAGCACTCCATGTCCCAACTAGCCGGCGAGGTGGCCTGGGTGGTGGGCAACGTAGCCTTCATGCGCCACGACTACGTGGAGGGCATCAAGCACCACGAGCGCGCAGCCAAGCTCCTCTCCCCCGCCAACGACATTGAGCTGTGGGCCCGGTTCAACAAGGCTTCAGCGGCGGTCCGGCTTTCCTCCGGCATCGTGGAGCCGGAAACGCTCTCCGCCATTGAACGTGCAGAACTCGCGTTGTCCATTGTGGGCGGGAACAAGACGGACCAGCTGGAGGTCGCCTTCATCCGCGCACGCTGGCTGTACCTGACCGGTGACATTCCGGCCGCCGTCGGGAAGCTCCGCGAAATTCATGCAGACCGCAAGGTCCTGGCCAAGCACACCGCGGGGGAAGTCTCGCTGTTGCTGGGCAAGTCGCTCAAAGCAGCCGGCGAAGCCTCTGAGGCACTCCAGTTCCTTGAAGAGGCGCAGCATGATTTCAGCGCGGCCGGAGCCTCGGACAGGGTCCAGCAAGCAATGGATGCAGTCCTGGAGATCCGCCTGGCCGAGCGCCGTGCCGCGAAAGAACACTCGCAAGCCTGATCCAACCCCAAGCCTGATTAACCAAGTAAGTCGCAATTAAGCGCGTTTTGAGGGGTCAAAACGCGCTTAACTGCGACTCAGTTGGGTGCCTCTATGCGAAGGTGCGGCCCGTAAGTTTCTCGTATGCCTCAACGTAGCGTGCACGGGTGCGCTCCACTACCTCAGCGGGCAACGCCGGCGGCGGAGTGTCGGAGGACTTGTCCCAACCCGACTCGGCGGAGGTCAGCCAGTCGCGGACATACTGCTTGTCATAGGACGGCTGCGACTTGCCCGGCGCGTAAGTGGACGCATCCCAGAAGCGTGACGAATCCGGGGTGAGGACTTCGTCGCCCAGGGTGATGATGCCCGTTGCTGCGTCAATGCCGAACTCCACCTTGGTGTCGGCCAGGATGATGCCGCGTTCACGGGCGATCTCCTCGGCGCGGGTGTAGATCTTCAGTGTGAGCTCGCTCAGGCGGGCTGCGATATCGTCGCCCACCATGGCAACGACGTCGTCGTAGGTGATGTTGACGTCGTGCTCGCCCACCTCGGCCTTTGCCGACGGCGTGAACAATGCCTTGTCCAGGCGGGAACCGTCCACCAGGCCCTCGGGCAGCGGGATCTCGCAGACCGTGCCGTGTTCCTTGTACTCCACCAGGCCGGAGCCAGTGAGGTAGCCGCGGGCAATGCACTCCACCGGGAACATATCCAGCTTCTTGCAAATCATGGCCCGGCCCTCGACGGCGGCAGGTACGCCACCCTCAACCGTGGAGGCCAGCACGTGGTGCTCAACCTCCAACTGGTCGAACCACCACAGGCTCAGCTGCGTCAGGACACGGCCCTTGTCCGGGATCTCGCTGCTCAGAACGTGATCGTAGGCGCTGATGCGGTCACTGGCCACAACCAGCACGCACTCCTGGCCGATCTTCTCCGTGATGGCCTCATCTGCCGGAACGTAGAGGTCCCGGACCTTTCCGGAGTAGACGTGGGTCCAGCCTGGAAGATCCAGGGTCTCGGTCTCGAAACCGCCGGTGGGAAGAGAATCAGTCATGCTCAGGCCTGCACTTTCGGAATGGTGCCGGTAGCGGTGTACGGCACGCGGATTTCGCCGCGTGCGGCCTTGCCTCCGATGTCCGTACGGAACTGTGAGCCTTCAAGCTGAACCAGCTCCACGCCGTCGTACGCTTTCTCGCGGGCCTCCACCAGATCCGAACCGAGCGCCACAACAGCCAGGACGCGTCCGCCTGCGGAGACCACCTTGCCTTCGTCGTCCAGCTTGGTGCCGGCGTGGACCACGTGGACGCCGTCCAGCTCGTCAACCTTCTTCAGTCCGCGGATGCGATCG from Arthrobacter sp. StoSoilB20 includes these protein-coding regions:
- a CDS encoding helix-turn-helix transcriptional regulator, which translates into the protein MGNGFGEKLRAERLERGLTQAELGKNLYSPSYISLLETGRREPTAEVIEELARRLELAPKALEAWSQPVSVSDAEYVLAGLYARQAWDLRDYQLAASHAATAAQIALEAKNNSAWWNMTYMQAECVMKQGQLKECQQIVEHLLEHPMATESAGLGVRAWQMLAAVCHGQGQLATAVEHAKQAVKLSEQLPKGSTLIIGAHRALIGALAESGKLDEAWEYCLAMIEHMDEHSMSQLAGEVAWVVGNVAFMRHDYVEGIKHHERAAKLLSPANDIELWARFNKASAAVRLSSGIVEPETLSAIERAELALSIVGGNKTDQLEVAFIRARWLYLTGDIPAAVGKLREIHADRKVLAKHTAGEVSLLLGKSLKAAGEASEALQFLEEAQHDFSAAGASDRVQQAMDAVLEIRLAERRAAKEHSQA
- a CDS encoding phosphoribosylaminoimidazolesuccinocarboxamide synthase — its product is MTDSLPTGGFETETLDLPGWTHVYSGKVRDLYVPADEAITEKIGQECVLVVASDRISAYDHVLSSEIPDKGRVLTQLSLWWFDQLEVEHHVLASTVEGGVPAAVEGRAMICKKLDMFPVECIARGYLTGSGLVEYKEHGTVCEIPLPEGLVDGSRLDKALFTPSAKAEVGEHDVNITYDDVVAMVGDDIAARLSELTLKIYTRAEEIARERGIILADTKVEFGIDAATGIITLGDEVLTPDSSRFWDASTYAPGKSQPSYDKQYVRDWLTSAESGWDKSSDTPPPALPAEVVERTRARYVEAYEKLTGRTFA